ATTTAATCGGCGTAATCCCCATGCCTCTGCAAAAGTCTTTTGTGACCTGACCTTGTTGGCCTTGATCCCATTCTGACAATCTGGGAAGCACAAAATCTGATGATCCCGTTACAAGTTTTAACTCAGTTAAGAACTTACGGCATTCTCTTGAGATTGGGCAGACTCGATTTTTAGAGGTTTTAGTAGGTCCTTCACCATTGAACTTAGTCCATGATTTGTTGACGCTAATAAAGCCTGAGTCAAAATCAACATCAGACCAGCGCAAAGCGTGTAGCTCTCCGCTTCTCATTCCAGTCAAAAGCGCTAATGACCAGTGAGGAAAAAATCTGTGCTTAGAGAGTTTAGCTTCTTTTAAGAAAAGCTCAATCTCACTGCGATTCAATACTCCTTGGTGGACTTCTGCGACTTTAACTTTTATCCCAATCGCCGGATTGCGTTGCAGAACACATTCTTCTATAGCCATATTAAAAGCTCTTTTTATAATTTTTAAAAAAGTCTTTCTTGTATAGCTAGAAACTCCAGTGATGTGTTCAAAAACCATTGCGTGAACATCGGAAGAGGAGATTTCATCTAAAAATTTTCCTTTCCAAACGGGGTTGACCCATTTTTGCAAGTTTCGTTTGTAGTTCTCGTAGGTAGAATTACAAAACTCAGTTTTATATCTTGCTAAAAA
This genomic interval from Bdellovibrionales bacterium contains the following:
- a CDS encoding site-specific integrase, translated to MSISKYSKDGKVLYEVFVKTRDSSGKQVGLRKKGIKSLNEAKEVEFEFKTNLRGHKNKIPWITWTDHFLARYKTEFCNSTYENYKRNLQKWVNPVWKGKFLDEISSSDVHAMVFEHITGVSSYTRKTFLKIIKRAFNMAIEECVLQRNPAIGIKVKVAEVHQGVLNRSEIELFLKEAKLSKHRFFPHWSLALLTGMRSGELHALRWSDVDFDSGFISVNKSWTKFNGEGPTKTSKNRVCPISRECRKFLTELKLVTGSSDFVLPRLSEWDQGQQGQVTKDFCRGMGITPIKFHDLRATFITQMLNNGVPLSKVMAIVGHSALKTTQGYLRLCGKDVEGATEDLKIIIPEASSSGKVIEMRRKDANN